The Pelagovum sp. HNIBRBA483 sequence AAGCGACGATGAAAACGCGGTTCCCATACCACCCAGTTGGCCTTCCAACCCTGCCTGCAAGCGCTCGAACACCACAGCGCCGGTTTCCGCTTCGTCAGGGTTCAATGAGCGGATCGTCTCTACCAGTGCCGGCACGGTTGTCGCCAATCCGTAGAATGTCCCCAGCAGACCAAGGAAAATCAGCGTATTTCCGAGATATCGAGTGATCTCCCTGTCCTCATCGATGCGGCTGCCCACCGAGTCGAGGATGGAGCGGGACGAGGAGGAGGACAGATGCATCCGCCCCCGCGCACGCAGCAGTGTCGCCAACGGAGCCAGCAGTGCGGGCACTTTGACCATCTCATGCCCGAGCACCTGACTGGCAAAGCCTTCAATCCACCGCACAGAGCCAAAAATCTGCGTGACTTGCTGGAAACAGGACAAAACCCCGATCGCAAAGACCGCGAGGATCAGGCCATTCAGATACAGGTTCGACTGAAAGATCGCCAAAAGCGTGGCATAGCCGAAATAAACACCGGCACCGATCAGCCCCATGGCGATCAGCATCGACAAAACCTGTCTTACCGGCAACGTAAAATGCGGCTCGGCCTCGGGTTCCCTCACGACCATATTGTTGAGGTTCCTCGTATTTACTGTTCCTAGGACCATAGGCGCGCCACGCCCAAAACCCAAATGATAATTAATAACTTATGACTGATCTGCGCGCAGCTCGGCCACCCGTCTTACCAGCCAGCGCATCTCCGCGTCGTCGATACCCAGTTCACGCAAATGCGCTGCCGTATTATTGAGATAATCCACATTCGGCCCCCGCCCGCCAACAGCCTGGGCGATGATCTGCGCCTGACGTTCCAGATCAAAACGGCAATACTGCCGGTGACCGGTATCAACGATATAGGTCAGCGCCTCAATCTCGCGGCCATCATCCAGCGCAAGAGGCACCCGATCCTCATAATA is a genomic window containing:
- a CDS encoding biopolymer transporter ExbB, with protein sequence MVVREPEAEPHFTLPVRQVLSMLIAMGLIGAGVYFGYATLLAIFQSNLYLNGLILAVFAIGVLSCFQQVTQIFGSVRWIEGFASQVLGHEMVKVPALLAPLATLLRARGRMHLSSSSSRSILDSVGSRIDEDREITRYLGNTLIFLGLLGTFYGLATTVPALVETIRSLNPDEAETGAVVFERLQAGLEGQLGGMGTAFSSSLLGLAGSLIVGLLELFASHGQNRFYRELEEWLSSITRVGFSTGDDGHEGDGSAAMSGVVEHLNEQIEALQLMFTQSDIARSAVEERLDQIATSMDNLAASIGSSTDATLPAALARVAEGQEELIQKLRETGLDGIDAESRMRLRSIDVQLLRIFEEMSAGRQETVSEIRNEVSALTRSLRQARNGGRGAQGDRDREA
- a CDS encoding gamma-glutamylcyclotransferase — translated: MTLWVFGYGSLLWDPGFTPSETARARLDGYHRSFCMLSIHHRGSEEDPGLVLALDRMRGGQCVGLALRVAEHEQERVLTELRERELISSAYYEDRVPLALDDGREIEALTYIVDTGHRQYCRFDLERQAQIIAQAVGGRGPNVDYLNNTAAHLRELGIDDAEMRWLVRRVAELRADQS